In Coriobacteriia bacterium, the genomic stretch GTTCTGGAAGCTTTCGACCTTGTCGAGCACCGTATCCTTGTCGATGTGGTTGAGATCGACATCGCTGCCTGCTGCCTTGGCGCCATTCTCGATGCCCTTTTTGGCGGCCTTGCCTGTCTCCTTCACCTGCTTGTTGAGTTTCTTGAAGAGGACAGGGCCAAAGAGGATGCACACGATTGCCAAAATGATGAGCAATTCGGGAAGACCGAGGCCGAATATTCTCATGACAGGTTCCAAACTCTTGATGCTTGCGAAGTGGGACACATGATACCCCAAGCCGCTTGCATCGGACATCGATACCGCAGAATGCCCATTTTCTGCACGTTCGGTGCGATAAGATAGGTTCAGTATTGTGAACGGATTCACACGGCGACAGGGAAGGACCTCATCATGCCGGGATTGCCATTCGGGGCTGCACAGTCATACGACGTGCCGCATGAGCTGCGCACGTACGAGCATGTGCAGGGTATCGAGTTCATCGAAGTCGATCCTGATCTGCCCTTCCCGCGCTCGGCGGCATATCGCAAGACGGCCGACGGGGCGCAGATGCTCATTCGCCGCGGTGCACCCGAGATTGCCCAGGTCGATCTTGCCGCTGACGAGGCGCGCTCCCTCATAGCGGCGCTTGATGCGGCGGGGCTTTTCACATGGCAGCGCGTGTACAAACCCGCGCAGGGGCCCTTTGTGAATGTCGTGACCGAGTGGCGTGTTGAGGTCGACTTCGACGAGCCCATCGCAAAACGCAGCTCCACGTTTCGTTCCGAAGGTGCCGACGAGTTTCCGGATTCCTTCGATTCCGTCGTCAGCCTGCTCCTTTCCCAAGCTCCGGGAGACGATGATGTCTAGGAAGAAGGAGACGAAGACGAACGCCATGCGCATTCTCGATGCCGCGCATGTCGATCATGTCGTTCATGTGGTCGATGCGACGGGGGAGGATACGGGTGTCGATATCGCGCTGCGCGCGGGGGAGGATCCCGACCATGTCTTCAAGACGCTCGTCACGCAGGGTAAGAGCGGTGAGTATCTCGTCTTCATGATTCCGGTTGCCGCCGAGCTCGACCTCAAGAAGGCGGCACGGGCCGCAGGGGAGAAGTCGGTGGCTATGGTGCGCTCGCGCGAACTCTTCGATTTGACGGGCTACGTGCATGGCGGATGCAGCCCCTTGGGAATGAAGAAGTTCTTCCGCACCTTTATCGACGAGACCTGCGTCCTTTTCGATACGATCATGTTCTCGGGCGGGCGCATTGGCACACAGATTGAGATGAGCTTCGATGACCTCGCAAAAACCATAGAAATCGAAGCCGTCGATCTGGTCGTCTGATACCCTTTATTCTCTCGTGAAGTGTATACTGGTCGTACCTGGTTCAACAGATTATCCAGAGAGAGGAGCAGTCATGGAAGAGATCAAATTCTATCGCTGCGATATTTGCGGAAACATCATCACCAAGATTATCGACGGAGGTCCGATTCCCTTCTGCTGTGGTCAGAAGATGACCGAGCTCATCGCCGACAGTTCAGATGGTGCAGCCGAGAAGCACGTTCCCGTCATCGAGATTGACGGCGAGGTCGTGACGGTCAAGGTGGGCGAGGCGCCTCATCCCATGATCGAGGAGCACTACATCCAGTGGATTTGCCTGCACACCGAGAAGGGCGTGCAGTTCGTGCACCTTAATCCGGGCGATGCCCCCGAGGCCGTTTTCACGGTTGCGCCCGACGATGCGGTCATCGAGGCGTTTGATTACTGCAACATCCACGGTCTGTGGGTTTCCAGGCTGTAGCTTCTACTTTTGTCATTTCGAGCGGAGTGAGCGAAGCGAACGAAGTCGAGAAATCTCTCGCAAGACGCCAAGGGCCCTCGCCAAAGCGGCGGTACGGCAGACAGACGACGGGCGACCGGAGCATCCCGGCGCCCGTCTCTCTTTGCACGACTCTTTCCCGTGCTCTTGTCATTCTTTTGTGAATTGTCTGCAAGAGCCTCATAAGCTGGTAGAATGGCCGCGTCGGTACGTATGGGCTGAGGTGGGCACGTGGTCGAAGAGCATGTGGGCAAGAAGCGCCGCAAAGAAGTGCGCCAGGCCATTACCATGAGCGATGAGCTGAGAAAGATTCTTCTCCTTATCGTGTGCGTCACTATTCTCGCTTGCGTTATCATCGCCGTTCTCTTTCTCATCGCATTCACGGGTGTTGTTGAGCTTCCCTCGTTCGTGAGCAACACCGTGCCACTTATCATCCTCGTCGTTTTCATGATCTTTGTCGCTCCCAAGGTGAACAAATACTGGACTTTGCGCGATGCATACAAGGCCCATCTCGAGCGTTACAACATCAGCAAGGCTGACATGAACGCTCTCAAGGATAACCAGCTCTAGACCCCTTGTTCCGCAGCCTGCTCTTTCACCACACGCCTTCATGCCGACAGGGTGTTTGGGTCCCCACAGGTGTCCCAAAAAAGAGTACAATGCGCCTACACAAGCATGACAAAAGGTGTAGGAACCCACATGTCAAAATACACGCAGGGACAACACGCGATTCCGCGTTATCCCAAGGGAAGGCACGCCATTGAGCGTTTCCCATTGGGAGCGCATGGTGTTTCGCATCCCTGTACCTGGTACATCAAGCGCGAAGCCTCCAAGCGTTCCATGCCTGCCGTTGCGCTCTTGCTCACGACGAGCCTGGGTGCGGGAACCGTAGGCGTTCCCCTGCGTGCGATTGCGGACGAGTCTTCCGAGGCCCCCGTCGTACATACGGTCGAGCGCAGTGCTGACAACACGCTGCTCGTCTTCGACGAGTGCTCTGGTCTGCTTGTCGATGTGCTGACGGGCAAAGCCTATGACCCGGTTACGATGGACCTCGTCGAGCCTGAGGGCGAGTTCAAGGACCTGTATCCGCTGCTGGGGCAGATTGTCGATGATCTCGACATTTCCGAGCTCGATCCGGCCGAGCTTCTTGCCATCCTGGAGTCGCTTGATGCGACCGAGTCCCCCGATGCGGGTCAGGAGCCTGGCGCGGATACGCCGGCCGATGCTCCTGATGCGGTGCTTCCGCCGAGCGAGCAGCCGCCTGCCGCTGATGTTGTCACCCCTGGTGACGGTGTCGAATCTCCCGGTCAGGAGCCCACGGATGCCGTGCAGCAGACCGAGCAGCCCGCTGCGCCTGATCCAGGCCCACAGGATTCGACCCCCATCGACCAATACACCTCACCTGACGCCACGACTTCGGCGCCGGTCATTGCCGATGATGGCTCGACGCTTGCGACGACTCTGACCGACTTGCAAGTTGCCACGCGTTTGCTCAATGCTGGCTGGACACCCGAGATGGCTGCCGCTGCGATTGGCAACATGTTTGCGGAGTCCGGCTCGAATGCCGCTTCCTTCTGCGACATGAGTGGCATGTTCCACTACGGCTATGAGGTCGCAGGCGGTTTGTTCCAGTGGACCGATGCCGGCTCATCCACGGCCGAGCTTTCCTGCGCGGGTTTCACGGGGCTCAGGCAGTTTGCCGAGCAGCGCGGCCTCGAGTGGACCGATGTCAACGTGCAGACCGACTACTTCCTGCAAACCTGGCGTGACAGCTGGGGCGAGCGTCAGACCTACTATGACGCTGCGTATCCCGAGTACGCCGCCATCGATGTCTCCCTTGGGCTCTTCGACGAGACCATCGGAGGCGATTTCGACGGTGACGGCATCGTGGATGCGTGGGATGACGATATCGACGGTGACGGCATCCTCAATGCGGATGATCCTGTCACCATGCGTGTCGTGGACGGATCGGTCGTGCGCGGCAAGGTCGCCGACGCGTCGCGCATCCTTCCGATGCAGACGCCTGTCGAGCGCACGGAGGATGAGGCTCGTCATCATGTCGAGGAGCTCACCTTTGCGTTTATGGCGGGCTATGAGGGGCCAGCTGCAAGTGTCGCCCATCTTGACCGCCGTGTAACGCATGCCCTGCGCATGTATCCTGCCATTCTCGCGCTCGACAAGTCACGCGAGATGGGCGTCATGGATACGAAGGCGGGCATGGTCGTTGCCAGTGCCGAAGCCATGCTGGGCGGCACCTACGTGTGGGCTGCCGAGTCTCCTGCGACGAAGACCTTTGATTGCTCCGGCTTGACCAAGTGGTGCTATTCGCTTGCGGGCATCGATCTCGCGCACTATTCCGAGTCCCAGTACGTGCAGGCGAGCAGTGTCCGCAGCGTTGCCGAGGCAACTCCCGGTGACATTCTGTGGAAGCCCGGCCATGTGGGCATCTACATCGGCAACGGGCGTTGCGTCGAGGCGAAGGGCGTGAGGTACGGTATCGTCTACGGTGATGCCGCGTCGTTTGCCGCCGCGCTGCACTTTGACGCCCTCGACGAGGTCGCGCAATAATCCCAAACCAACAAGGGTATTCCGTTCGTTTGCCGTATAATGGCAGGCGTTTTGTCATACGCGATGCAAATAGATGGGCACTCGTCTTGCCCTTGGAGCCAATATGGAGTTTCTAGCAAGTTTTTTTGCGCCGCTCGCAACTGTCGATGGATGGGGCGAGGTCGTTGTTCTCATGTTCCTGGAGCTGGCCCTCGGCGTCGACAATCTCGTCTTCATTGCAATCACCTCTGATCGCCTCCCGGAAAACAAGCAGCACATAGGGCGCAGGCTCGGCTTGGCTGCGGCCATGGTCATGCGCTGCATTTTGCTGTGCGCCGTGGTCTGGATCATGTCCATTAACGTCGTCGTGTTCACGCTGCCCTTTGGCATCGAAGGTGACCACACCGACTTCACCGTGCACAGCCTCGTGTTTCTTCTTGGCGGTGCGTATCTCATCTTCAAGGGCATCAGCGAGCTGCATGAATCCTTTCATGCCGCCAAGCATGCTCCGACGTCCGAGCACACGGCGCCGCAGCCGCGCAAGACAATCGGGCTTGGCCAGGCCGTGTTCACCATCATGATCATGGATATCGTCTTCTCGCTTGACTCGGTCATTACCGCCGCGGGCTTATCCGGCCAGATCATCGTCATGATCATCGCGGTCATCGGCGCCGTGCTCATCATGATCATCTTTGCCGACCCCATCAGCGACTTCATCAATCGCAACTTCGAGATAAAGATTGTCGCGCTCGCCTTCATCGTACTCGTGGGCTGCGAGCTCGTGCTCGAGTCCTTCCATATCGAGTACATCGTCGGGGCTCCTTTGAGCACCTTGCTCTACGCGATGATGATCTTCGGTTTCATCGTCTCGCTTCTCACGATGAAGCAGCGTCATGTGCGCGAGCGCGCCATATCTGATAATGCAGGGCACGAGGGGGATTTGGTTGAGTAAGTACGTGACGACGCAAGCGCAACTCGAGGAGCTGGCACGCGAGCTCGAAGGCTCGGAACTGCTCGCCATCGATACCGAGTTCATGCGCGAGAAAACCTACTACGCGAAGCTCTGCCTGCTGCAGCTGAACAATGGGAAGGTCTCCGCGCTTGTCGATCCTCTTGCGGTCCATGATCTCTCGCCGCTCGTCCCCATTCTCACCGACGAGAACTGCGTGAAGATTTTCCATGCGGGTACGCAGGATATTGCGATTCTCTATCACGAGACGGGGGTCACGCCCTCTCCGGTCTTCGATACGCAGGTCGCCGCCTCGCTTCTGGGTTATCCGCTCCAGGTTGGCTACGGGCCGCTCGTGCGCTCGGTCTGCGATGTGAAGCTCGCGAAGGCCGATAGCTACACCGATTGGTCACGTCGTCCGCTTACGAACAGTCAGATCAAATATGCCCTTGACGATGTCATTTACCTGCCGAGCGTATACGAGCACCTGCGTGACGAGCTCATCGAGAAAGGTCGTCTTACCTGGTGCGAGCGAGACTTCACCGCGCTTGCCGCCCCGGAAAGCTACGATGTCAATCCGCGTGAGTGCTGGCATCGGATCAAGCGCGTCTCCTCGCTTTCGCGCGGTCAGCTTTCCATCGCACGCGAACTTGCCGCTTGGCGCGAGACCGAGGCACAGCATCGCAACTTGTCCCGCAAGTGGGTGCTTGCCGACGAGGCGGTCGTGGAAATCTCCCGCAAAGCGCCCAAGACGAGGGAGGCGCTTTTCGAGGTTCGCGGCCTGGCAAACAAGCTCAACGGCCGCGACGTCAAGCACATCCTCGAGGCGGTCGCTCGTGGCAAGGAGATGCCTCAGGACCAGTGGCCCAAGCTCGAGCGCAATCCCAAGGGCGATGTCGAGGCAGACGGCGCCGTCGAGCTGCTTTCCTCGTTGCTCGAGGTGCGCGCCAAGCAACATGGCGTCGCAGCGCCTCTCATCGCGACGCACTCCGACCTCTCGAAGCTCGTGCGCGGACATCGTGAGGGCTTGGCGCTCATGGAGGGATGGCGTTACGACATCGCAGGTTGTGAGCTCATCGACCTGCTCGAAGGCCGTCTCTCGTTGTACCTGTGCGATGGGGCAATCGAGGTCGCACGGCGCTAGGCGCATCCACATCGGAACGAAACGGTTACCCTCGGCAGGCTTCGCACTGCTATGATGAATGCGTCCCCTGATTTTTGGAGGTACCCATGTCTTCCTGGTTTCTCTTGATCATCGTTACGATGGCGCTTGGCTTCGGTACGCAGGCATATATCAACTCGTCGTATCGCAAATATGCTTCCGTTCCCAACGAGTCTGGTCTCACGGGCGCGCAGATCGCTCGCCGTATGCTTGACGATAACGGCTTGCAGCACGTGCAAGTGCGTCCCGTCGCCGGCTCGCTGAGCGATCACTATGACCCCCGCACGCAGGTCGTCAGCCTCTCCGAGGGCGTATATGACCAGGCTTCCGTCTCGGCCATGGCCATCGCCTGCCATGAATGCGGCCATGCGGTGCAGCACGCCCGCGGTTATGCCGCCATGAAGGTGCGCTCCGCACTCGTCCCCATAGCCAACTTCGGCTCGAGCGTGTGGCTCATCCTGCTGCTCATCGGCATCTTCCTCAACATGATGCAGCTCTTCTGGCTGGGTATCATCTTCTATGCGTTCGCGGTGCTCTTCCAGATCGTCACGCTGCCCGTCGAGTTCAATGCCTCGCGTCGTGCCCTTGCCTACATCACGGGTTCGAGTTCGGGTGCTGTCACGGCATCTACGCAGGCGCTGGCCATTCCGGGCGATGCCACGGCCGATGGTGCCCGTACGGTTCTCAGGGCGGCGGCGCTCACCTACGTGGCCGCGGCTCTCACGAGCGTTCTGCAGCTCCTGTACTTCCTCGGCATGGTACGTGGAGACTAGCGGTGTGCGTTTTCATGTCACACCCGACGCGTATCATGACTGCACAGATGTAAGAGCGTGAAGGTGGGTGTGATGGAAGATTCGGAGCAAAGCTCTGCATATACCGTGACGCAGGCCATGAACGCGGCCAAGCGCGGGCTCGAGAAGATTCGCCTTACCGTCATCGGCGAGGTTTCGGAATTCAATGACAAGCCCGGTTATAAGGCCGCGTACTTCACCGTGCACGATGACGACTGCTCCATGCCCTGTCTCATGTGGCGCGATCGCTACAACGCATCGGGCGTCACGTTGCAGGCGGGTATGCTCGTCGAGCTCACGGGTAACTTCTCCTGCTATCCCGCCAAGGGCCGCCTTCAGTTCTCGGTAGCTTCCATGCAGGTGGCAGGGGAGGGCAAGCTGCGCATGCAGGTCGCCCAGCTTGCTCGCAAGCTCGAGGCAGAAGGCCTCATGGACGCGAGCCGCAAGCGCCGCGTACCTCCACTGCCGCAACGCATTGCCGTCGTCACTTCGCCACGCGGCAAGGCTGTGCACGATGTCATTCGCACGCTGCGGCGCCGCTATCCACTCGGAGAGCTGCTCATCTGCGGCGTGCCCGTCGAGGGCCAGGATGCCCCTGCGCGCATCATTCAGGGTCTTGAGGCAGCCTGCGCGGCCACACCTGCGCCCGATGTCATCCTGCTCGTGCGTGGTGGTGGTTCCTACGAGGATCTCATGCCCTTCAACGACGAGTCCCTCGCGCGCGCCGTCGCGGCGTCTCCCATCCCCGTCGTTACGGGTATCGGGCATGAGCCAGACAATTCGATTTGCGACATGGTCTCAGATCGCCGCTGCTCCACGCCCACGGCGGCAGCGGAGGCCATCGCGCTTTCCACCGAGGAGCTTTCCAACAAGCTGGCAAACGCCCAGGATGCCCTGCGTCGCTCCGTAGAGAACTACATGCAAGTGCAACAAGCGCAGCTTGACCGTTTGCTTGACCGTCCGCTTTGGCACGATACCCACTACCTCACCGGCTCGTATTTCCAGACGCTTGATGCCATGGAAGAGCGCCTGCTGCGCGCCATCCCCGATGCGCTTCGGGCAGATGCCCATGCGCTCGAGCTACTCAAGGGCCGGCTGCTCAATCTCGGCCCGCATCTCTGTGACGGCTTCGGGCGCGACATCGCCCTCTGCGCGACAAAGCTCGATGCGCTCTCGCCGCTCAAGACCTTGAGCCGTGGATACTCCATCACCTATGCCGCCGATGGCCATTCCATCG encodes the following:
- the xseA gene encoding exodeoxyribonuclease VII large subunit, with protein sequence MEDSEQSSAYTVTQAMNAAKRGLEKIRLTVIGEVSEFNDKPGYKAAYFTVHDDDCSMPCLMWRDRYNASGVTLQAGMLVELTGNFSCYPAKGRLQFSVASMQVAGEGKLRMQVAQLARKLEAEGLMDASRKRRVPPLPQRIAVVTSPRGKAVHDVIRTLRRRYPLGELLICGVPVEGQDAPARIIQGLEAACAATPAPDVILLVRGGGSYEDLMPFNDESLARAVAASPIPVVTGIGHEPDNSICDMVSDRRCSTPTAAAEAIALSTEELSNKLANAQDALRRSVENYMQVQQAQLDRLLDRPLWHDTHYLTGSYFQTLDAMEERLLRAIPDALRADAHALELLKGRLLNLGPHLCDGFGRDIALCATKLDALSPLKTLSRGYSITYAADGHSIVDSVQHVNDGDHIQVQVQDGRLACTVNAIEREAHV
- a CDS encoding TerC family protein, translated to MGTRLALGANMEFLASFFAPLATVDGWGEVVVLMFLELALGVDNLVFIAITSDRLPENKQHIGRRLGLAAAMVMRCILLCAVVWIMSINVVVFTLPFGIEGDHTDFTVHSLVFLLGGAYLIFKGISELHESFHAAKHAPTSEHTAPQPRKTIGLGQAVFTIMIMDIVFSLDSVITAAGLSGQIIVMIIAVIGAVLIMIIFADPISDFINRNFEIKIVALAFIVLVGCELVLESFHIEYIVGAPLSTLLYAMMIFGFIVSLLTMKQRHVRERAISDNAGHEGDLVE
- the ybaK gene encoding Cys-tRNA(Pro) deacylase; protein product: MSRKKETKTNAMRILDAAHVDHVVHVVDATGEDTGVDIALRAGEDPDHVFKTLVTQGKSGEYLVFMIPVAAELDLKKAARAAGEKSVAMVRSRELFDLTGYVHGGCSPLGMKKFFRTFIDETCVLFDTIMFSGGRIGTQIEMSFDDLAKTIEIEAVDLVV
- a CDS encoding desulfoferrodoxin translates to MEEIKFYRCDICGNIITKIIDGGPIPFCCGQKMTELIADSSDGAAEKHVPVIEIDGEVVTVKVGEAPHPMIEEHYIQWICLHTEKGVQFVHLNPGDAPEAVFTVAPDDAVIEAFDYCNIHGLWVSRL
- a CDS encoding peptidase, with translation MSSWFLLIIVTMALGFGTQAYINSSYRKYASVPNESGLTGAQIARRMLDDNGLQHVQVRPVAGSLSDHYDPRTQVVSLSEGVYDQASVSAMAIACHECGHAVQHARGYAAMKVRSALVPIANFGSSVWLILLLIGIFLNMMQLFWLGIIFYAFAVLFQIVTLPVEFNASRRALAYITGSSSGAVTASTQALAIPGDATADGARTVLRAAALTYVAAALTSVLQLLYFLGMVRGD
- the rnd gene encoding ribonuclease D; its protein translation is MQGTRGIWLSKYVTTQAQLEELARELEGSELLAIDTEFMREKTYYAKLCLLQLNNGKVSALVDPLAVHDLSPLVPILTDENCVKIFHAGTQDIAILYHETGVTPSPVFDTQVAASLLGYPLQVGYGPLVRSVCDVKLAKADSYTDWSRRPLTNSQIKYALDDVIYLPSVYEHLRDELIEKGRLTWCERDFTALAAPESYDVNPRECWHRIKRVSSLSRGQLSIARELAAWRETEAQHRNLSRKWVLADEAVVEISRKAPKTREALFEVRGLANKLNGRDVKHILEAVARGKEMPQDQWPKLERNPKGDVEADGAVELLSSLLEVRAKQHGVAAPLIATHSDLSKLVRGHREGLALMEGWRYDIAGCELIDLLEGRLSLYLCDGAIEVARR